The Musa acuminata AAA Group cultivar baxijiao chromosome BXJ2-2, Cavendish_Baxijiao_AAA, whole genome shotgun sequence genome has a segment encoding these proteins:
- the LOC135606313 gene encoding uncharacterized protein LOC135606313 — MPTFTAIALDRLLEPGSGMPMSPKPPPVPIKMVKGAQEATTRRSNPRPNIRPALYATPETTPIPDAPWWFPPHSPYLINHKRRGRRLVKSLLQGQACSTGPKPPDEEQKIEVMNGNGHDEEVQKAGHGQGSRGGSVVDESGGGELQDEHLGKGVIATEEMAKPLSEDPERDDDTENFFDLQDSLSTASNSEADDTCGRWKPITPLGEYYDAFDDILSDGSARSSYPNVEDELREMRLNVLMEIEKRTQAEEALANLQNQWQRLSHRLSLVGLKLPTPPTVPEAVDVPANLHPAEELYQQVVVARFVADAVGRGCARAKVQLEMETQIASKNFEIARLSDRLQYYEAANKEMSQRNQEAIEMARRQRNWRKRRQRWFWGSIGVAITLGGAAIAWSYLLVSVSKPTPSEVDTTSSHEQ; from the exons ATGCCGACATTCACTGCGATCGCCTTGGATAGACTTTTGGAGCCTGGGTCTGGAATGCCTATGTCACCAAAGCCACCTCCGGTGCCGATCAAGATGGTGAAGGGGGCACAAGAAGCAACGACCCGCAGGAGCAATCCTCGACCCAACATCCGCCCTGCTCTTTATGCCACCCCGGAGACCACCCCGATCCCTGACGCCCCTTGGTGGTTTCCTCCACACTCGCCATACCTCATTAACCATAAGAGACGTGGGCGTCGCCTCGTCAAGAGCCTCTTGCAGGGCCAAGCTTGTTCCACAGGACCAAAGCCACCCGAtgaggagcagaagattgaagtgaTGAATGGAAATGGGCATGACGAGGAGGTGCAGAAAGCTGGTCATGGACAGGGTAGCCGGGGTGGTTCTGTTGTGGATGAATCTGGTGGAGGCGAGCTGCAAGATGAACATTTGGGTAAAGGGGTGATCGCAACCGAGGAAATGGCAAAGCCTCTGTCTGAAGACCCCGAAAGAGATGACGACACAGAGAACTTCTTTGATCTGCAGGACTCGCTGAGCACTGCCAGTAACTCCGAGGCCGATGATACCTGTGGTCGGTGGAAACCAATTACCCCATTGGGAGAGTATTATGATGCCTTTGACG ATATTCTTAGTGATGGTTCTGCACGATCTTCCTATCCAAATGTTGAAGATGAACTGCGTGAAATGAGGCTAAATGTGTTGATGGAGATAGAGAAGCGGACACAAGCCGAAGAAGCACTAGCGAACCTGCAAAACCAATGGCAGCGACTGAGTCATCGACTGTCGCTTGTTGGCTTGAAGCTTCCAACTCCTCCAACCGTTCCTGAGGCTGTGGATGTGCCTGCAAACTTGCATCCTGCAGAGGAATTGTACCAACAGGTTGTTGTTGCACGCTTTGTAGCCGACGCTGTAGGGAGGGGTTGTGCCCGTGCCAAGGTTCAGCTAGAGATGGAAACCCAAATTGCATCAAAGAACTTTGAGATCGCTAGGTTATCGGATCGGCTCCAGTATTACGAAGCTGCAAATAAAGAAATgtctcaaagaaatcaagaggccATTG AAATGGCACGACGACAACGCAACTGGCGTAAGAGGAGGCAAAGATGGTTTTGGGGCTCAATTGGTGTTGCCATTACACTCGGTGGCGCTGCCATCGCGTGGTCTTATCTTCTAGTATCAGTATCGAAACCAACTCCCTCCGAAGTTGATACCACAAGCAGTCATGAACAATGA
- the LOC103976634 gene encoding curcumin synthase 2, with amino-acid sequence MASLHALRKTQRAQGPATIMAIGTANPPNLYEQSTYPDYYFRVTNSEHKQDLKHKFRRMCEKTMVKRRYLHLTEEILKERPKLCSYMEPSFDDRQDIVVEEVPKLAKEAATKAIKEWGRSKSDITHLVFCSISGIDMPGADYRLAKLLGLPLSVNRIMLYSQACHMGAAMLRIAKDLAENNKGARVLVVSCEITVLSFRGPDEHDFEALAGQAGFGDGAAAVIVGADPIQGLEKPIYEIMSATQVTVPESEKAVGGHLREVGLTFHFFNQLPLIIADNIGNSLADAFKPLGITDWNEVFWVAHPGNWAIMDAIESKLGLLPEKLSTARHVFAEYGNMQSATVYFVMDEVRKRSVVEGRTTTGDGLQWGVLFGFGPGLSIETVVLRSVPL; translated from the exons ATGGCCAGCCTCCACGCTCTGCGCAAGACACAGAGGGCTCAGGGTCCGGCCACCATCATGGCCATCGGCACCGCCAACCCTCCCAACCTCTACGAACAGAGCACCTATCCCGACTACTACTTCCGCGTCACCAACTCTGAGCACAAGCAGGATCTCAAGCACAAGTTTCGGCGCATGT GCGAGAAGACGATGGTCAAACGGCGCTACCTGCATCTCACCGAGGAGATCCTCAAGGAGAGACCAAAACTGTGCTCCTACATGGAGCCATCCTTCGACGACCGGCAGGACATCGTGGTGGAGGAGGTGCCCAAGCTGGCCAAGGAAGCCGCCACCAAGGCCATCAAGGAGTGGGGCCGCTCCAAGTCCGACATCACCCACTTGGTCTTCTGCTCCATCAGCGGCATCGACATGCCCGGCGCCGACTACCGCCTTGCAAAGCTCCTCGGCCTCCCGTTGTCCGTCAACCGCATCATGCTCTACAGCCAGGCCTGCCATATGGGCGCCGCCATGCTCCGCATCGCCAAGGACCTCGCCGAGAACAACAAGGGGGCTCGTGTGCTCGTGGTGTCCTGCGAGATCACCGTCCTCAGCTTCCGAGGCCCGGACGAGCACGACTTCGAGGCCCTCGCTGGCCAAGCGGGGTTCGGTGACGGAGCAGCTGCGGTCATCGTGGGTGCCGATCCGATCCAAGGCCTGGAGAAGCCGATCTACGAGATAATGTCGGCCACGCAAGTAACGGTGCCGGAGAGCGAGAAGGCCGTGGGAGGCCACCTCCGGGAGGTCGGCCTGACCTTCCACTTCTTCAACCAGCTGCCCCTGATCATCGCCGACAACATCGGGAACAGCCTCGCGGACGCATTCAAGCCCTTGGGCATCACCGACTGGAACGAGGTGTTCTGGGTGGCGCACCCGGGAAATTGGGCCATCATGGACGCCATCGAGTCCAAGCTGGGGCTCCTGCCGGAGAAGCTCAGCACAGCACGGCATGTATTCGCCGAGTACGGCAACATGCAGAGCGCCACCGTGTATTTCGTGATGGATGAGGTGAGGAAGCGGTCGGTGGTGGAGGGGCGGACGACCACCGGGGATGGACTGCAGTGGGGGGTGCTCTTTGGGTTTGGACCGGGGCTCAGCATCGAGACTGTCGTGCTCCGCAGCGTACCACTCTAA